In Pleurodeles waltl isolate 20211129_DDA chromosome 5, aPleWal1.hap1.20221129, whole genome shotgun sequence, one genomic interval encodes:
- the LOC138297001 gene encoding olfactory receptor 1f45-like, translating into MMRKGNQSTVSEFILLGFSEPPEHTIILFVVFLLMYLVTLVGNSTIIFITRVNTQLHTPMYFFLSILSFVDICLTSSTVPKLLANIILERKSISFHGCFLQLHFFFSFGNMTGFLLAIMAVDRYLAISKPLHYAMIMSKVVQVRLVVGSWVIVNVHSAAHSIMAARLSCSASNEIHHYFCDLPPLLKLSSSDTSPNELLQLIETTLILLSPCLCITISYILIIATICRMPSTEGRSRAFSTCSAHLTAVTLNYGPVLYTYIRPTSVYTLEKDLIISMLYSVVNSMLNPFVYSIRNKEVKSALARALKKQKKFWRK; encoded by the coding sequence ATGATGAGGAAAGGGAATCAAAGCACAGTGTCTGAATTCATCCTTCTAGGGTTTTCTGAGCCTCCAGAGCACACAATAATCCTGTTTGTGGTTTTCCTATTGATGTACTTGGTGACTCTGGTGGGAAACAGCACCATTATTTTTATTACCCGGGTGAATACTCAACTCCACACACCCATGTACTTTTTTCTAAGTATCTTATCTTTCGTAGACATTTGCCTGACAAGTTCAACAGTTCCAAAACTGCTGGCCAACATCATCTTGGAAAGGAAAAGTATCTCTTTCCATGGGTGTTTTCTGCAACTacacttttttttctcctttggtAACATGACAGGTTTCCTGTTGGCAATCATGGCAGTGGATCGATACTTGGCAATCAGTAAGCCACTGCACTATGCTATGATAATGAGCAAGGTAGTCCAAGTGAGGCTGGTGGTCGGTTCTTGGGTGATCGTCAatgtgcattcagcagcacacagcaTTATGGCAGCACGATTATCATGCTCTGCATCCAATGAGATACACCACTACTTCTGTGACCTGCCACCACTCTTAAAACTGTCCTCCTCAGACACATCCCCAAATGAGCTCCTTCAACTGATCGAGACAACCTTAATCCTGCTGAGTCCATGCCTCTGCATTACCATATCCTACATCCTCATTATTGCCACAATATGCAGGATGCCTTCAACAGAAGGGAGATCCAGAGCATTTTCCACTTGCTCTGCCCACCTGACGGCAGTGACTCTGAACTATGGCCCAGTGCTATACACATACATCCGCCCAACCTCTGTTTATACCTTGGAGAAGGACCTCATTATCAGCATGTTGTACAGTGTGGTAAACTCCATGTTGAACCCATTTGTCTACAGTATTCGAAACAAGGAAGTCAAGAGTGCTTTGGCTAggg